The following are encoded in a window of Fusarium verticillioides 7600 chromosome 6, whole genome shotgun sequence genomic DNA:
- a CDS encoding palmitoyl-CoA hydrolase (At least one base has a quality score < 10) has translation MWIHAIQPLESPYIYVSTLGTVGCPWGSSVGGGGGLLAGNSEIPILYHVERVRDGRSYSTRTVQARQKGACIFTTTISFVRETPPEKKRREVSHAASLPKDVSPPTDDWDGEPEWARTGPFQSHRIEVLGAQDPNCKPQDRKSRQWMRSRQKISAGGGHQAHLNALAYMSDSYFIGTVSRLHGLWRFPFSPEEVPSLDEKTQEQVKSLCEFEGMGTNVEDWKGRAQEEGIGNCYVYEA, from the exons ATGTGGATCCATGCAATTCAGCCACTAGAGAGCCCTTACATATACGTATCTACCTTAGGCACTGTAGGCTGCCCCTGGGGAAGTTCcgtggggggggggggggggctgCTCGCGGGCAACTCTGAGATACCCATTCTCTACCACGTTGAGCGTGTACGCGACGGACGCTCGTACTCAACACGCACGGTCCAAGCGCGGCAAAAGGGCGCGTGCATctttaccaccaccatcagtTTCGTGCGTGAGACACCTcctgagaagaagcgacGGGAGGTCAGCCATGCGGCAAGCCTGCCCAAGGATGTGAGCCCGCCCACGGATGACTGGGATGGCGAGCCAGAGTGGGCAAGGACTGGGCCGTTCCAGAGCCACAGAATTGAAGTATTGGGCGCCCAGGACCCAAACTGCAAGCCACAGGACCGCAAGAGCAGACAGTGGATGCGCTCGCGGCAAAAGATCTCAGCTGGTGGTGGCCACCAGGCACATCTCAACGCCTTGGCCTACATGTCAGACAGCTACTTCATCGGCACAGTCTCCCGCCTCCACGGACTGTGGCGCTTCCCGTTCTCCCCAGAAGAGGTGCCCtcgctggatgagaagacccaGGAGCAGGTCAAGAGCCTGTGCGAGTTTGAAGGCATGGGCACCAACGTGGAGGACTGGAAGGGGCGGGCACAG GAAGAAGGAATTGGCAATTGCTACGTGTACGAGGCTTAG